A portion of the Faecalibacterium sp. I3-3-89 genome contains these proteins:
- a CDS encoding DUF6061 family protein yields MKYDARACHFNMDTGCVELLLRDGRKISINCTGVEDALNVTMAQRSELDYLIYNDPLGYADLILNGDPEEYLETVVDY; encoded by the coding sequence ATGAAGTACGATGCAAGAGCTTGCCATTTCAACATGGACACCGGCTGCGTGGAGCTGCTGCTCCGGGATGGAAGAAAAATTTCCATCAATTGCACCGGGGTCGAGGATGCGCTGAATGTGACCATGGCGCAGAGGTCAGAACTGGATTATCTCATCTACAATGACCCACTGGGCTATGCTGATTTGATTTTGAATGGTGACCCGGAGGAATATTTGGAAACAGTAGTGGACTACTGA
- a CDS encoding ComF family protein produces MPGYYSRPARLGRQVRQLLLPRRCPYCREVLGTLLRCEACMPRLEELRRSPTMRLARASHYLGRLEGAAAPYRYEGVVRDAILRAKYEGESWTAVELGLEMTARLFGAKVEMHFAEPVPGPVAGAAVGYDCIIPVSASSRRRGYNVPERMAWPLSHALGLPLLPKALCRARAGRHQAGLSLEERLVNVAGAFRAQEPELVEGKRVLLVDDVITTGATAAACAQALLDAGAHSVFAVALAASGGEMDATSNASEA; encoded by the coding sequence ATGCCGGGCTATTACAGCCGCCCCGCACGGCTGGGCCGTCAGGTGCGCCAACTGCTTCTCCCGCGGCGGTGTCCCTACTGCCGCGAGGTATTGGGGACGCTGCTGCGCTGTGAGGCGTGTATGCCCCGTCTGGAGGAGCTGCGCCGCAGTCCGACTATGCGGCTGGCCCGGGCCAGCCACTATCTGGGCAGGCTGGAAGGGGCCGCCGCGCCCTACCGGTATGAGGGCGTCGTCCGGGACGCTATCCTCCGCGCCAAATACGAGGGGGAGAGCTGGACGGCGGTGGAGCTGGGCCTGGAGATGACAGCCCGGCTGTTCGGCGCAAAGGTCGAGATGCACTTTGCCGAGCCGGTGCCCGGCCCTGTGGCGGGCGCTGCAGTCGGGTATGACTGCATCATCCCGGTGTCTGCCAGCAGCCGTCGGCGCGGCTACAACGTGCCGGAACGGATGGCCTGGCCGCTGTCTCATGCACTGGGGCTTCCGCTGCTGCCGAAGGCGCTCTGCCGCGCCCGGGCCGGACGCCATCAGGCCGGGCTTTCGCTGGAGGAACGTCTGGTGAATGTGGCAGGCGCGTTTCGTGCGCAGGAGCCGGAGCTTGTGGAAGGAAAGCGGGTGCTGCTGGTGGATGACGTCATCACTACCGGCGCGACAGCCGCAGCCTGTGCGCAGGCCCTCTTGGACGCAGGCGCACACAGCGTCTTTGCGGTGGCACTGGCTGCGTCAGGTGGAGAAATGGACGCAACATCGAATGCTTCCGAAGCATGA